A genomic stretch from Verrucomicrobiota bacterium includes:
- a CDS encoding cytochrome c, giving the protein MNRAFSIIAAIGSLAIGNAAISQEEVAYLYNKECASCHGKDGRGRTPVGRKFGAKDLKESKASDAEMEKQLLDGKKAKDGGYTMPAFKEKLDAEEIKALIAFVKKFRQ; this is encoded by the coding sequence ATGAATCGAGCCTTCTCCATCATCGCGGCAATCGGCAGCCTGGCCATTGGAAACGCGGCGATCTCTCAGGAAGAGGTCGCCTATCTGTACAACAAGGAGTGCGCTTCCTGCCATGGCAAGGATGGCCGAGGGCGAACGCCTGTGGGCCGGAAATTCGGCGCCAAAGATCTAAAGGAAAGCAAAGCATCGGATGCCGAAATGGAAAAACAACTCCTGGATGGCAAGAAAGCCAAAGACGGCGGATACACAATGCCGGCCTTCAAAGAGAAGCTGGATGCAGAGGAGATCAAAGCGCTGATCGCTTTCGTGAAGAAGTTTCGACAGTAA